The DNA region AGGTCGACGAGGGCTTCGACGTGCGGGGCGGTCTGCTGGCCCCCGGCGAGGTGGTCGGCTGGCTCACCGAGCATGTCAACGACGGGCAACGCGCCGGGCTGGCCGTCGTCGGCACCCACCTGGCGTTCGACGCCGATGCGACCGCGCTGGCGATCGCCGCCGCGGACGGCGAAGGCGCCTACATCGACACCGCGGCGTTGACCCCGGAGGACGACGCCGCGCTCGCCGCCTGGCTGGCCGATCCCGCACGGCCCAAGACGCTGCACGAGGCCAAGTGGGCCATGCACGATCTCGAGGGCCGCGGCTGGAGCCTGGCTGGTGTCACCTCGGACACCGCGCTGGCCGCATACCTGGTGCGGCCGGGGCAGCGCAGCTTCGCCCTCGACGACCTGTCGCTGCGTTACCTGCGGCGCGAGCTGCGCGCGGATACCCCTGAGCAACAACAGCTCTCGCTGCTTGACGACTCCGATGGCGTCGACGACCAGGCGGTGCAAACCCTGATCCTGCGGGCCAGCGCCGTCGTCGACCTGGCGGCCGCACTCGACGAGGAGCTGGCCCGCATCGAGTCCTCGGCGCTGCTGACCGAGATGGAACTGCCCGTGCAGTCGGTGCTGGCCGCGTTGGAGACCCGCGGCATCGCGGTCGACCTGGACAAGCTGACCGAGCTGCAGAGCCAGTTCGGCAACGAGATTCGCGACGCCGCCGAGGCCGCGTACGCGGTGATCGGCAAGCAGATCAACCTGGGCTCGCCCAAGCAGCTGCAGGTGGTGCTGTTCGACGAGCTCGAGATGCCCAAGACCAAGCGCACCAAGACCGGTTACACCACCGACGCCGACGCGCTGCAGTCCCTGTTCGAGAAGACCGGCCACCCGTTCCTGCAGCATCTGCTCACCCACCGAGACGTGACCAGGCTCAAGGTCACCGTCGACGGGCTCCTGAACGCGGTGGCCTCCGACGGGCGCATCCACACGACGTTCAACCAGACGATCGCGGCGACGGGCAGGCTTTCCTCTACCGAGCCGAACCTGCAGAACATCCCGATCCGCACCGACGCCGGTCGGCAGATCCGCGACGCCTTCGTGGTCGGCGACGGGTACGCCGAACTGATGACCGCGGACTACAGCCAGATCGAGATGCGGATCATGGCGCACCTGTCCCGCGACGAGGGGCTCATCGAAGCGTTCAACACCGGCGAGGACCTGCACTCGTTCGTGGCGTCGCGCGCGTTCGGCGTCGGGATCGACGAGGTGACCGCCGAACTGCGGCGCCGGGTCAAGGCGATGTCCTACGGATTGGCCTACGGGCTTTCGGCGTACGGGCTGGCAGCTCAGCTGAAGATCTCCACCGAAGAGGCCAAGGCCCAGATGGACCAGTACTTCGCCCGTTTCGGCGGGGTCCGGGACTACCTGCAGTCGGTGGTCGATCAGGCTCGCAAGGACGGCTACACCTCCACGGTGCTGGGCCGCCGGCGTTATCTGCCGGAGCTGGACAGCAGCAACCGCAATGTGCGGGAGGCCGCCGAACGCGCCGCGCTCAACGCGCCGATCCAGGGCAGCGCGGCCGACATCATCAAGGTTGCGATGATCGAGGTCGACAAGGCGCTGCGCGCGGCAAACCTGAAGTCCCGCATGCTTTTACAGGTGCACGACGAGTTGCTGTTCGAGGTTGCCGCGGGCGAGCGGGAACAGGTGGACGCACTGGTGCGCGAGAAGATGGGCAGCGCCTACCCGTTGGACGTGCCGCTGGAAGTGTCGGTGGGTTACGGCCGCAGTTGGGACGCCGCGGCGCACTAGAGCCGGGATCATGAACGAACAGCGGATCGGTTACATCGCGCGGCTGGGCGCCGCGATGGCGGCCTCGAACTACCCGGTCACGATGGTTCGCCAGATGATCGGCCGTTCCTCGTCGGTGTATGGGCTCGACGCCACGTTCATCGCGTTGCCCAACCATGTTCAGGTCGTCGGTCCCGCCGCGGAGTCGGGGTCGGTGGTCAAGGCCGCCCACATCAGCGGCGACCTGCGCTTCGACCAGAACTTTCCCTTGGCGCGGCTGATCTCCGAGACGCTGCGCGGTCGAGTCGACCCGGTCGAGGGCGAAGCCAGGCTGGAACGGATACAGGCGGCACCCGCCCCGTATCCGAGCTGGGTGACCGTTCTGGGCTACGGGGTGTGGAGCGCGGGCCTGGCGCTGGTGTTGGAGCCGACCGCGATGAACGTGTTGGCGGCCACCGTGCTCGGCTTCATGGTGGGGCTGTTCTGGGTGGCCGGCCAACGCATTTCGGGTCTGGCCTA from Mycolicibacterium sp. MU0053 includes:
- the polA gene encoding DNA polymerase I; translation: MLLDGNSLAFRAFFALPAENFKTRSGLTTNAVYGFTAMLINLLRDEGPTHIAAAFDVSRQTFRKEKYPAYKEGRSATPDEFRGQIDITKEVLAALGITVLAEAGFEADDIIATLATQAEKEGYRVLVVTGDRDALQLVSDDVTVLYPVKGVSELTRFTPEAVVAKYGLTPNQYPDFAALRGDPSDNLPGIPGVGEKTATKWITEHGSLQALVDNADTVKGKVGDALRANLASVILNRELTDLVKDVPLPQTPDTLRMQPWDRDQIHRLFDDLEFRVLRDRLFDTLASSDPEVDEGFDVRGGLLAPGEVVGWLTEHVNDGQRAGLAVVGTHLAFDADATALAIAAADGEGAYIDTAALTPEDDAALAAWLADPARPKTLHEAKWAMHDLEGRGWSLAGVTSDTALAAYLVRPGQRSFALDDLSLRYLRRELRADTPEQQQLSLLDDSDGVDDQAVQTLILRASAVVDLAAALDEELARIESSALLTEMELPVQSVLAALETRGIAVDLDKLTELQSQFGNEIRDAAEAAYAVIGKQINLGSPKQLQVVLFDELEMPKTKRTKTGYTTDADALQSLFEKTGHPFLQHLLTHRDVTRLKVTVDGLLNAVASDGRIHTTFNQTIAATGRLSSTEPNLQNIPIRTDAGRQIRDAFVVGDGYAELMTADYSQIEMRIMAHLSRDEGLIEAFNTGEDLHSFVASRAFGVGIDEVTAELRRRVKAMSYGLAYGLSAYGLAAQLKISTEEAKAQMDQYFARFGGVRDYLQSVVDQARKDGYTSTVLGRRRYLPELDSSNRNVREAAERAALNAPIQGSAADIIKVAMIEVDKALRAANLKSRMLLQVHDELLFEVAAGEREQVDALVREKMGSAYPLDVPLEVSVGYGRSWDAAAH